One Chryseobacterium sp. 7 genomic window carries:
- a CDS encoding DUF1572 family protein, translated as MKDLFVKRFEYYKSLGDKTFDQLTDDQMFWQYNEESNSIAVIVKHLAGNMLSRWTNFLTEDGEKSWRNRDGEFVNTFTTKEQVLDFWEQGWKCFFDALEKINDDNLYSTTYIRGEAHPVIDAVLRQLAHYPYHIGQIVYIAKMIKNEDWNTLSIARNRSQEFNAEMKNKLSDKEPEANSSPVCFQNSPEVRDEYKE; from the coding sequence ATGAAAGACCTGTTTGTAAAACGTTTTGAATATTATAAATCGCTTGGTGATAAGACATTTGACCAGCTTACGGATGATCAGATGTTCTGGCAGTACAATGAAGAAAGTAATTCTATTGCCGTCATTGTAAAACATCTGGCAGGAAATATGCTGTCGAGGTGGACTAATTTCCTGACAGAAGACGGAGAAAAATCCTGGCGTAACCGTGACGGAGAGTTTGTCAATACCTTTACCACCAAAGAACAGGTTCTTGATTTTTGGGAACAGGGCTGGAAATGTTTTTTTGATGCCCTTGAAAAGATAAATGATGATAATCTCTACTCGACAACATATATCAGAGGAGAAGCACATCCGGTAATTGATGCTGTTCTGAGGCAGCTGGCTCATTACCCATATCATATCGGTCAGATTGTTTATATCGCAAAAATGATAAAAAATGAAGATTGGAATACATTGTCCATTGCCAGAAACCGTTCTCAGGAATTTAATGCAGAAATGAAAAACAAACTTTCAGATAAAGAACCGGAAGCTAATTCATCACCCGTCTGCTTTCAAAACAGCCCTGAAGTAAGGGATGAATATAAAGAATAG